A section of the Oryzias latipes chromosome 10, ASM223467v1 genome encodes:
- the LOC101160741 gene encoding early endosome antigen 1 isoform X1 — translation MQHCQRLDQRLHLLSEEIRSMSQEKERGEQVWRERLQRCQRQLKAKEEEMSRQSQYFENFKTQLHHKLNSYRDREQSLLKRIYSLEKQLLDITVSAATGMASMKGVRITAGPEKQSEDQDRLPTMRGEGEGEEQKKEDSGTYCLPSMLPDRAKSPEGDIEVKESENKGAHVSFNDSRLQGFILSLQEDLRVLLERQEAGMTERRVLMEQLQEAQEKNQLLACKMEGMKAETDQLKLSETSLMEEVEVLREENQRLQQEATNQTPLQSSSDSESTRLSLCANWPHSSHNVCRASSNMELTSPKNTEKNQPAADNERVHLIAVPPIDHQAAVVYKQNYKKDFSLQAKSKNLPKHKAPVLLQSFFNKPKCHLQSLPFTVETFGNVKLGDVEESLSEESDALRRAFQSLGFDEDPQQQCENLNMDLQHRKEQMKAVTQENAELKSQLRKTRCEEQTTSDLHSSREKIASVSSCNGMDSPQSSQDDPSFDLNQEDLIQALNQENRALANRIQELLAHIEHKKEEAKKEQTQLRKHISKLEENGVRLEQEKQEQSCLILELTRKTEDDLNTICELQQKLTEAGEVKEESQSNELWCQNGHSVPVSAHFLQNRQEDDAESLVTSMLKENKTQFIQEIDNLTKAQLEKHCSVQNNSNGVHVGLLTAQVTQLTNLVQNLQRQEEELTGNLNDLKEQQKEVSFSVQTQTEEKQQLIRTIWTLKEEKDGLFEALSNLKQEKEKLTKSVCVLREERDQVQRSTNAVKQKKEHLTGSLSDLERHKEAITELISSKKREEDKIAQTLQDLQKERDQLSQAVLYLRQQKDKLGLLIPTPEKERKETEEVLISSSEQEKQPLQINLESREEIEKVHHCFSETEENQKKPLSSVCAAGINMDAAGTEVDAAPTCETRDDRETLIQEKTDLIREMTATGAKLKNSQKELNHSHLEIKRLCSELCQSEARRREAEQMMRLTQAASKMEDTKRDNENLTAQVKELQVKVSVLLREKTEALFLKAQVEEQHRVLAAQLKAKTVALEELNSEYMELKQGQSSRDELSTALVSLRTTYQDIRAKYDKLLKSKVVTDLDVVPLKAKLASLVLKCQERNGLLLQMMGVMQRCGCMDPTLAQQVEHLLSDVALQDYSMAFTPRNHIRKQDACSRFTQELISNFKVHSLQKVTCPAESSYVCSEENKDQCAQKEQQSSICVNETSTNLQTCRDSAAETQTKHSPDQSPPVKERANVQGSPVLTLDTNSSTVFAATELIHVGSRPEKLEFNHLDMKEKFSSDAARQKKCLQNPSSPTSSIGSGRRLSSPEKILNMHEELQRTLMSTFQLSERRGREQHPSRRLSPSTSGDQNSSSSLCLPVPLSPLKPFSKPAATNLSATLFTAVSSRSANLSPSMSTNHHLKAVFSKTCAASSSYNSPPALADSKHESIPGSCHGATISPNRTKKTPTLPNTHADSPPLTALNCNGIDPKIPPTTIPAPRPTNASGINIYSMTSKMYDAPATHAALTSHMKSPCSSPESSIKSVKRFRGATKESFPSKLEAPAEVRSVEVIKTVGQSSLLIGWERPALDELGCSNGTFVYGYRIFVNGDFHKSVMSSACTKCILESIDLSAPVLIKVQTLGSNGLRSDCIHTTYRMSEPE, via the exons ATGCAACACTGCCAGAGGCTGGACCAGAGACTCCACTTGCTCAGCGAGGAGATCAGAAGCATG AGTCAGGAAAAGGAGCGAGGGGAGCAGGTGTGGAGAGAACGACTGCAGCGCTGCCAGAGGCAACTGAAGGCAAAAGAGGAGGAGATGAGTCGCCAGTCCCAGTATTTTGAGAACTTTAAGACTCAACTCCATCACAAGCTCAACTCATACAGGGACAGAGAGCAGAGCTTACTGAAACGCATCTACAGCTTGGAAAAGCAGCTACTTGACATCACTGTGAGTGCTGCCACTGGCATGGCATCGATGAAAGGAGTTAGAATCACAGCTGGGCCTGAGAAACAGTCGGAGGACCAAGACAGGCTACCGACCAtgagaggagagggggaaggAGAAGAGCAGAAAAAGGAAGACAGCGGGACTTACTGCCTGCCGAGCATGTTGCCCGATAGAGCAAAAAGTCCAGAGGGTGATATAGAAGTAAAAgagtcagaaaacaaaggagCACATGTGTCTTTTAATGATTCCAGGCTTCAGGGCTTCATTCTCAGCCTGCAGGAAGACCTCAGAGTGCTGCTGGAAAGACAGGAAGCTGGGATGACTGAGCGACGCGTACTGATGGAGCAGCTTCAGGAGGCTCAAGAGAAGAACCAGCTGTTAGCCTGCAAAATGGAGGGGATGAAGGCTGAGACTGACCAGCTGAAGCTATCTGAGACCTCCCTGATGGAGGAGGTTGAAGTTTTAAGAGAAGAGAACCAGAGACTTCAGCAGGAGGCAACTAACCAAACACCTCTCCAGTCATCCTCGGACTCTGAATCTACCCGTTTGAGTCTCTGTGCCAACTGGCCTCACAGCAGCCATAATGTTTGCCGGGCGTCGTCCAACATGGAACTAACCTCCCCAAAAAACACGGAAAAG AACCAACCTGCTGCAGATAATGAAAGAGTGCATTTAATCGCGGTGCCACCTATTGACCACCAGGCAGCAGTAGTGtataaacaaaactacaaaaaagatTTCTCTTTGCAAGCCAAATCGAAAAATCTGCCAAAACACAAAGCACCTGTCCTCCTTCAATCGTTTTTCAACAAACCCAAGTGTCATTTGCAATCACTTCCATTCACAGTTGAAACCTTTGGAAATGTTAAACTAGGAGATGTCGAGGAAAGTCTCAGTGAGGAATCTGATGCCTTGAGGAGAGCCTTTCAGAGCCTAGGGTTTGATGAAGATCCTCAACAGCAATGTGAGAACCTGAATATGGACTTGCAACACAGAAAGGAGCAGATGAAGGCAGTGACTCAGGAAAATGCTGAACTGAAATCCCAGCTTAGGAAAACAAGATGCGAGGAACAAACCACATCAGACCTCCATTCTTCAAGAGAAAAG ATTGCAAGTGTTTCATCCTGTAATGGAATGGATTCTCCACAATCATCTCAAGATGACCCCAGTTTTGATCTCAATCAAGAAGATCTGATCCAAGCCCTGAACCAGGAAAATCGGGCGTTGGCAAACCGGATCCAGGAGCTGCTGGCTCACATTGAACACAAAAAAGAGGaagccaaaaaagaacaaactcaATTGAGGAAACACATTTCCAAACTGGAGGAGAATGGGGTCAGGCTGGAGCAGGAGAAGCAAGAACAAAGCTGTTTGATCCTGGAGCTGACCAGGAAGACTGAAGATGATCTGAATACCATATGTGAACTTCAGCAAAAGTTAACTGAGGCCGGAGAGGTGAAAGAGGAGTCACAGAGTAATGAGCTTTGGTGTCAGAATGGCCATTCGGTGCCAGTGTCAGCgcattttcttcaaaacagACAAGAAGATGATGCGGAAAGTTTAGTTACAAGtatgttaaaagaaaacaaaacgcaGTTTATTCAAGAAATCGACAATCTGACAAAAGCTCAACTTGAAAAACATTGTTCGGTTCAAAACAACTCGAATGGTGTGCATGTTGGTTTATTGACAGCTCAGGTGACCCAGCTCACCAATTTAGTCCAAAACCTCCAAAGACAAGAAGAAGAACTAACTGGTAACTTAAATGATCTGAAAGAACAGCAAAAAGAGGTTTCATTTTCTgttcaaacacaaacagaagaaaagcagcAGTTAATTCGCACAATCTGGACACTCAAGGAGGAGAAAGATGGTCTCTTTGAGGCTTTGAGTAATctcaaacaagaaaaagagaaactgaCAAAGTCAGTCTGTGTGCTGAGGGAGGAAAGAGATCAGGTGCAAAGATCTACTAATGCTGTAAAACAGAAGAAAGAGCACCTAACCGGGTCTTTATCTGATCTAGAAAGGCATAAAGAGGCAATAACAGAATTAATCTCaagcaaaaaaagagaagaagataaAATTGCACAGACGCTGCAAGATTTACAGAAAGAAAGAGACCAACTAAGCCAGGCGGTGCTTTATTTAAGACAACAGAAAGACAAACTGGGACTGTTGATTCCAACtccagagaaagaaagaaaagaaacagaggAGGTTTTAATTAGCTCCTCTGAACAGGAAAAGCAACCTTTGCAGATAAATCTGGAGTCAAGAGAGGAAATAGAGAAAGTTCATCATTGTTTTAGTGAAACAGAAGAGAATCAGAAGAAGCCGCTGAGCTCAGTCTGTGCTGCTGGAATAAACATGGATGCTGCTGGGACAGAAGTTGATGCTGCGCCAACATGTGAGACCAGGGATGACAGAGAAACACTCATccag gaaaaaacagaTCTGATACGGGAGATGACAGCTACAggggcaaaattaaaaaactctCAGAAGGAACTGAACCACAGCCATTTAGAG ATAAAGAGGTTGTGCAGTGAGCTGTGTCAGTCAGAAGCCAGAAGGAGGGAAGCAGAACAGATGATGAGACTTACGCAGGCAGCCAGCAAGATGGAAGACACCAAGAGGGACAATGAAAACCTGACTGCCCAG GTAAAAGAGCTGCAGGTCAAAGTGAGCGTCCTGCTCAGGGAGAAGACGGAAGCTCTGTTTCTGAAGgcacaggtggaggaacagcacAGAGTCCTTGCTGCTCAGCTCAAAGCTAAA ACTGTCGCCCTGGAGGAACTGAACTCAGAGTACATGGAGCTGAAACAAGGACAGAGCAGCAGGGATGAACTGAGCACAGCTCTGGTCTCTCTCAGGACAACTTACCAAGACATCAGAGCAAAG tatgACAAACTTCTTAAAAGTAAAGTTGTGACAGATCTGGATGTTGTTCCTCTGAAG GCCAAGCTGGCTTCCTTGGTCCTCAAGTGTCAGGAGAGAAATGGCTTGTTACTTCAGATGATGGGGGTCATGCAGAGATGTGGCTGTATGGACCCTACGCTCGCACAGCAGGTGGAGCATCTGCTCAGTGATGTTGCTCTGCAGGACTACTCGATGGCTTTCACCCCACGAAACCACATACGGAAACAGGACGCCTGTAGTCGGTTCACACAGGAATTGATTTCAAATTTTAAAGTCCACAGTCTTCAAAAAGTAACGTGTCCAGCAGAGTCCAGCTATGTTTGcagtgaagaaaacaaagatcaatGTGCACAGAAAGAACAACAGTCTTCAATATGTGTTAATGAGACCTCAACAAATCTGCAAACTTGCAGAgattctgcagcagaaacacagaCGAAACACTCACCGGATCAAAGCCCACCTGTTAAAGAGCGTGCAAATGTCCAAGGATCACCTGTACTTACCCTGGACACCAACAGTTCCACG GTCTTTGCTGCCACTGAACTGATCCATGTAGGGAGTCGACCTGAGAAGCTTGAATTCAATCATCTGGACATGAAAGAGAAGTTTTCCTCGGATGCAGCCAGGCAGAAGAAATGCTTGCAGAATCCCTCCTCCCCCACCTCTTCAATCGGCTCAGGCAGGAGGTTGAGCAGTCCTGAGAAGATCCTTAACATGCATGAGGAACTGCAGAGAACACTGATGAGCACCTTTCAG TTGTCAGAGCGCAGAGGAAGAGAACAGCATCCCAGCAGAAGACTGTCACCGTCAACCTCTGGAGACCAGAACTCCTCTTCTAGTTTGTGTCTCCCAGTTCCCTTAAGTCCACTCAAACCTTTTTCAAAGCCTGCTGCAACCAATCTGTCAGCAACCCTTTTCACCGCTGTATCATCTAGATCTGCAAATCTTAGCCCTAGCATGTCCACTAACCATCACCTTAAAGCAGTCTTTTCCAAAACCTGTGCTGCTTCAAGCTCCTATAACTCCCCTCCTGCTTTAGCAGATAGCAAACATGAATCCATCCCAGGTTCTTGCCACGGTGCAACTATATCCCCAAACAGGACAAAGAAAACCCCCACTCTCCCTAACACACATGCAGACTCTCCTCCTCTAACGGCCTTAAACTGCAATGGCATTGATCCAAAAATCCCTCCTACTACTATACCTGCCCCTCGCCCAACAAATGCCTCCGGTATTAACATTTACAGCATGACCTCAAAGATGTATGATGCACCCGCCACACATGCTGCTTTAACATCCCACATGAAGTCTCCCTGTTCATCACCTGAGAGCTCCATCAAGTCTGTGAAACGGTTCCGCGGTGCTACGAAGGAATCTTTCCCATCTAAACTAG AAGCTCCAGCTGAGGTTCGGTCTGTTGAGGTCATTAAGACAGTGGGCCAGAGCagcctcctgattggctgggAGAGACCGGCGCTTGATGAGCTGGGCTGCAGTAACGGCACGTTTGTGTATGGATACAGG ATTTTTGTAAATGGCGACTTTCACAAATCTGTTATGAGTTCAGCGTGCACAAAG tgCATTCTGGAGAGCATTGATCTGTCTGCTCCAGTCCTCATCAAAGTCCAAACTCTGGGCTCCAATGGTCTCCGCTCAGACTGTATCCACACCACATACAGGATGTCAGAACCAGAATGA